Proteins from a genomic interval of Thunnus thynnus chromosome 5, fThuThy2.1, whole genome shotgun sequence:
- the tdg.1 gene encoding thymine DNA glycosylase, tandem duplicate 1 isoform X2 — MAHMANLEPMMDQQEPANLAKPAAKKRGRAAQPKEPKPPKPPKVPKAPKPPKDPNAPKAKPGPKPKKGAGAQADGKQEKIDESFKKVKRKVDRFKGMSEEEVMKKTLPDLLDYNLDYVIIGINPGLMAAYIGRWFPGPGNHFWKCLFLSGFTEEQLNHMHDTTLPVKYKMGFTNMVARATPGSKDLSSKELREGGKILTEKLKKYKPLIAVFNGKCIYEMFCRELFGKKPQKLDFGLQPHKIPDCDVALYLMPSSSARCAQFPRAQDKVHFYIKLRELRDQLRGIQRSTEIEEIDYRFDLQLAKEDAKRMAIKEEQYDPGYEDAYGGAYTERGPEGGLAQTQTNGHCTFSSGENTEGAQSATTSLTAAGQLPDGQWMTQSFADQIPDISGGPKDGSI, encoded by the exons ATGGCACACATGGCTAATCTAGAACCCATGATGGACCAGCAGGAACCTGCCAACCTGGCAAAAC CCGCAGCCaaaaagagaggcagagcagCTCAACCCAAGGAACCTAAACCACCCAAACCACCAAAGGTCCCTAAGGCACCAAAGCCACCCAAGGACCCAAATGCACCTAAAGCCAAACCAGGTCCTAAGCCCAAGAAGGGCGCTGGGGCTCAGGCAGACGGCAAGCAGGAGAAGATCGACGAGAGCTTCAAGAAGGTGAAGAGGAAAGTGGACCGCTTCAAGGGAATGTCAGAGGAGGAAGTCATGAAAAAAACTCTTCCAGACCTGCTGGACTACAACCTGGACTATGTCATT attggTATCAATCCAGGGTTGATGGCAGCTTACATTGGACGATGGTTTCCAGGTCCTGGAAATCATTTTT GGAAGTGCCTGTTTTTGTCTGGATTTACTGAAGAGCAGCTCAACCACATGCATGACACCACTCTGCCTGTTAAGTACAAAATGGGTTTTACCAACATGGTGGCTAGGGCAACACCAGGGAGCAAAGACCTCTCAAG TAAAGAGTTACGTGAAGGAGGAAAAATTCTCACAGAGAAACTGAAGAAATACAAACCTCTTATTGCTGTTTTCAATGGAAAAT GCATATACGAAATGTTCTGCAGAGAGTTGTTTGGTAAAAAACCACAGAAGCTTGACTTTGGTTTGCAGCCACACAAGATCCCAGACTGTGACGTG GCTCTGTATCTGATGCCTTCATCTAGTGCTCGTTGTGCCCAGTTCCCTCGTGCTCAGGACAAAGTTCACTTCTACATCAAACTGAGGGAGCTCAGAGATCAGCTGCGGGGCATCCAAAGAAGCACTGAAATTGAGGAGATTGACTACAGGTTTGACCTGCAGTTGGCCAAAG AGGATGCCAAGAGGATGGCGATTAAGGAGGAGCAGTACGATCCTGGTTATGAAGATGCCTACGGTGGAGCGTATACAGAGAGAGGACCTGAGGGGGGACTGGCTCAGACCCAGACCAACGGTCACTGTACATTTTCATCTGGTGAAAACACAG AAGGAGCACAGAGCGCGACCACATCACTGACCGCAGCGGGTCAGCTCCCGGACGGACAGTGGATGACCCAGTCTTTCGCAGATCAGATACCAGACATCAGCGGCGGACCAAAGGACGGCAGCATATGA
- the tdg.2 gene encoding G/T mismatch-specific thymine DNA glycosylase isoform X1, with protein sequence MEENQYTSLTVPTDYFQQWYQSSQQHPEAQHVMSYHSMGHYTEGPRDEPVMTELSVHREPSLYQEPFYQNHPPAPGHYQEPVYQQSVREQQHPQHQHAIQQQEPSFQHQPQPAAPTQVVTPGKKKRGRPPKQQAENGESQEEEDEIEAAKKAKRILNRFNGMSVAEVMAKTLPDVITYNLDILIIGINPGLLSAFKGHHYPNPGNHFWKCLFLSGLTDEQLNYSHDQSLPEKYSIGFTNMVERTTPGSKDLSNKEIREGGRQLLDKLQKYKPLIAAFNGKGIYEIFCKETFGVKAKNLEFGLQPYKIPETETVCYLMPSSSPRCAQFPRAQDKVHFYIKLKELRDQMKGFTPSHDVTETQYSFDLQLAKEDAKRMAIKEEQVDPEYESCSGLHENMRQSSNSSN encoded by the exons ATGGAGGAAAACCAGTATACATCATTGACGGTTCCTACGGATTATTTCCAGCAGTG GTACCAGTCAAGCCAGCAGCACCCTGAGGCGCAGCATGTGATGTCGTATCACAGCATGGGCCACTACACAGAAGGTCCCAGAGATGAGCCCGTCATGACCGAGCTGTCCGTCCACCGGGAGCCAAGTCTTTATCAGGAGCCTTTCTACCAGAACCATCCTCCAGCCCCGGGTCACTACCAGGAGCCAGTTTACCAGCAGAGCGTCAGGGAGCAGCAGCACCCTCAGCATCAACATGCAATACAGCAGCAAGAACCAAGTTTTCAGCACCAACCTCAGCCTGCTGCTCCAACTCAAG TTGTGACGCcggggaagaagaagagaggccGGCCTCCCAAACAACAGGCAGAGAACGGCGAGtcgcaggaggaagaggatgagatCGAGGCTGCCAAAAAGGCCAAGAGGATTCTCAACCGCTTCAACGGCATGTCAGTGGCTGAGGTTATGGCCAAAACCCTGCCAGACGTTATTACCTACAACCTTGACATTTTGATA ATTGGAATTAACCCAGGACTATTGTCAGCCTTCAAAGGACACCATTACCCAAACCCAGGAAACCATTTCT GGaaatgtctgtttctctctggtCTGACCGACGAGCAGCTCAACTACAGCCACGACCAGAGCCTGCCGGAGAAATACAGCATCGGCTTCACCAACATGGTAGAGAGGACCACACCTGGCAGCAAGGACCTCTCcaa TAAGGAGATTCGTGAAGGAGGTCGACAATTACTTGACAAGCTGCAGAAATATAAGCCATTAATAGCAGCTTTTAATGGAAAAG GTATTTATGAGATCTTCTGCAAAGAAACCTTTGGTGTGAAGGCAAAGAACCTCGAGTTCGGTCTGCAGCCCTACAAAATACCAGAAACTGAAACA GTTTGCTACTTGATGCCATCGTCAAGCCCCCGCTGTGCCCAGTTTCCCCGTGCACAGGATAAGGTACATTTCTACATCAAGCTGAAGGAACTGCGAGACCAGATGAAAGGTTTTACACCCAGCCATGATGTCACGGAGACCCAGTACTCATTCGATCTGCAGTTGGCCAAAG AGGATGCTAAGAGGATGGCAATCAAAGAGGAGCAGGTGGATCCAGAGTATGAAAGCTGTAGTGGGCTGCATGAGAACATGAGGCAAAGCAGCAACTCCTCCAACTAA
- the tdg.2 gene encoding G/T mismatch-specific thymine DNA glycosylase isoform X3, whose protein sequence is MYQSSQQHPEAQHVMSYHSMGHYTEGPRDEPVMTELSVHREPSLYQEPFYQNHPPAPGHYQEPVYQQSVREQQHPQHQHAIQQQEPSFQHQPQPAAPTQVVTPGKKKRGRPPKQQAENGESQEEEDEIEAAKKAKRILNRFNGMSVAEVMAKTLPDVITYNLDILIIGINPGLLSAFKGHHYPNPGNHFWKCLFLSGLTDEQLNYSHDQSLPEKYSIGFTNMVERTTPGSKDLSNKEIREGGRQLLDKLQKYKPLIAAFNGKGIYEIFCKETFGVKAKNLEFGLQPYKIPETETVCYLMPSSSPRCAQFPRAQDKVHFYIKLKELRDQMKGFTPSHDVTETQYSFDLQLAKEDAKRMAIKEEQVDPEYESCSGLHENMRQSSNSSN, encoded by the exons AT GTACCAGTCAAGCCAGCAGCACCCTGAGGCGCAGCATGTGATGTCGTATCACAGCATGGGCCACTACACAGAAGGTCCCAGAGATGAGCCCGTCATGACCGAGCTGTCCGTCCACCGGGAGCCAAGTCTTTATCAGGAGCCTTTCTACCAGAACCATCCTCCAGCCCCGGGTCACTACCAGGAGCCAGTTTACCAGCAGAGCGTCAGGGAGCAGCAGCACCCTCAGCATCAACATGCAATACAGCAGCAAGAACCAAGTTTTCAGCACCAACCTCAGCCTGCTGCTCCAACTCAAG TTGTGACGCcggggaagaagaagagaggccGGCCTCCCAAACAACAGGCAGAGAACGGCGAGtcgcaggaggaagaggatgagatCGAGGCTGCCAAAAAGGCCAAGAGGATTCTCAACCGCTTCAACGGCATGTCAGTGGCTGAGGTTATGGCCAAAACCCTGCCAGACGTTATTACCTACAACCTTGACATTTTGATA ATTGGAATTAACCCAGGACTATTGTCAGCCTTCAAAGGACACCATTACCCAAACCCAGGAAACCATTTCT GGaaatgtctgtttctctctggtCTGACCGACGAGCAGCTCAACTACAGCCACGACCAGAGCCTGCCGGAGAAATACAGCATCGGCTTCACCAACATGGTAGAGAGGACCACACCTGGCAGCAAGGACCTCTCcaa TAAGGAGATTCGTGAAGGAGGTCGACAATTACTTGACAAGCTGCAGAAATATAAGCCATTAATAGCAGCTTTTAATGGAAAAG GTATTTATGAGATCTTCTGCAAAGAAACCTTTGGTGTGAAGGCAAAGAACCTCGAGTTCGGTCTGCAGCCCTACAAAATACCAGAAACTGAAACA GTTTGCTACTTGATGCCATCGTCAAGCCCCCGCTGTGCCCAGTTTCCCCGTGCACAGGATAAGGTACATTTCTACATCAAGCTGAAGGAACTGCGAGACCAGATGAAAGGTTTTACACCCAGCCATGATGTCACGGAGACCCAGTACTCATTCGATCTGCAGTTGGCCAAAG AGGATGCTAAGAGGATGGCAATCAAAGAGGAGCAGGTGGATCCAGAGTATGAAAGCTGTAGTGGGCTGCATGAGAACATGAGGCAAAGCAGCAACTCCTCCAACTAA
- the si:dkey-42p14.3 gene encoding EF-hand calcium-binding domain-containing protein 10 — protein sequence MEKMATQREKEADDYLKKHKILELMENLTSMLFFHRPDNPREFLVEQLEQLKMSQQSGVRGPSLFNNSNLDTAFGILDPTNQKYITFAQYKQALTTLGIKDINECPEGVNEDRISHETFKTEAVQGLQRCSATYKQP from the exons ATGGAAAAGATGGCGACGCAGCGAGAGAAGGAAGCCGACGATTATCTTAAGAAACACAAAATTCTCGAGCTCATGGAAAACCTGACCAGCATGCTCTTCTTTCACAGACCTG ACAATCCTAGAGAGTTTCTTGTTGAGCagctggagcagctgaagaTGTCTCAGCAGAGTGGTGTGAGAGGGCCAAGTCTGTTTAACAACTCCAACCTGGACACAGCCTTTGGGATACTTGACCCGACTAATCAAAAATACATCACTTTTGCACAATACAAGCAGG CTCTGACCACACTGGGCATAAAAGACATTAATGAATGTCCTGAAGGTGTAAATGAAGACAGGATATCCCATGAGACGTTCAAAACAGAAGC GGTTCAAGGCCTCCAGAGATGCTCAGCAACATATAAACAACCTTGA
- the tdg.2 gene encoding G/T mismatch-specific thymine DNA glycosylase isoform X2, with translation MYDRYQSSQQHPEAQHVMSYHSMGHYTEGPRDEPVMTELSVHREPSLYQEPFYQNHPPAPGHYQEPVYQQSVREQQHPQHQHAIQQQEPSFQHQPQPAAPTQVVTPGKKKRGRPPKQQAENGESQEEEDEIEAAKKAKRILNRFNGMSVAEVMAKTLPDVITYNLDILIIGINPGLLSAFKGHHYPNPGNHFWKCLFLSGLTDEQLNYSHDQSLPEKYSIGFTNMVERTTPGSKDLSNKEIREGGRQLLDKLQKYKPLIAAFNGKGIYEIFCKETFGVKAKNLEFGLQPYKIPETETVCYLMPSSSPRCAQFPRAQDKVHFYIKLKELRDQMKGFTPSHDVTETQYSFDLQLAKEDAKRMAIKEEQVDPEYESCSGLHENMRQSSNSSN, from the exons ATGTATGACAG GTACCAGTCAAGCCAGCAGCACCCTGAGGCGCAGCATGTGATGTCGTATCACAGCATGGGCCACTACACAGAAGGTCCCAGAGATGAGCCCGTCATGACCGAGCTGTCCGTCCACCGGGAGCCAAGTCTTTATCAGGAGCCTTTCTACCAGAACCATCCTCCAGCCCCGGGTCACTACCAGGAGCCAGTTTACCAGCAGAGCGTCAGGGAGCAGCAGCACCCTCAGCATCAACATGCAATACAGCAGCAAGAACCAAGTTTTCAGCACCAACCTCAGCCTGCTGCTCCAACTCAAG TTGTGACGCcggggaagaagaagagaggccGGCCTCCCAAACAACAGGCAGAGAACGGCGAGtcgcaggaggaagaggatgagatCGAGGCTGCCAAAAAGGCCAAGAGGATTCTCAACCGCTTCAACGGCATGTCAGTGGCTGAGGTTATGGCCAAAACCCTGCCAGACGTTATTACCTACAACCTTGACATTTTGATA ATTGGAATTAACCCAGGACTATTGTCAGCCTTCAAAGGACACCATTACCCAAACCCAGGAAACCATTTCT GGaaatgtctgtttctctctggtCTGACCGACGAGCAGCTCAACTACAGCCACGACCAGAGCCTGCCGGAGAAATACAGCATCGGCTTCACCAACATGGTAGAGAGGACCACACCTGGCAGCAAGGACCTCTCcaa TAAGGAGATTCGTGAAGGAGGTCGACAATTACTTGACAAGCTGCAGAAATATAAGCCATTAATAGCAGCTTTTAATGGAAAAG GTATTTATGAGATCTTCTGCAAAGAAACCTTTGGTGTGAAGGCAAAGAACCTCGAGTTCGGTCTGCAGCCCTACAAAATACCAGAAACTGAAACA GTTTGCTACTTGATGCCATCGTCAAGCCCCCGCTGTGCCCAGTTTCCCCGTGCACAGGATAAGGTACATTTCTACATCAAGCTGAAGGAACTGCGAGACCAGATGAAAGGTTTTACACCCAGCCATGATGTCACGGAGACCCAGTACTCATTCGATCTGCAGTTGGCCAAAG AGGATGCTAAGAGGATGGCAATCAAAGAGGAGCAGGTGGATCCAGAGTATGAAAGCTGTAGTGGGCTGCATGAGAACATGAGGCAAAGCAGCAACTCCTCCAACTAA
- the uqcc6 gene encoding ubiquinol-cytochrome-c reductase complex assembly factor 6, translated as MPAGVSWPRYLRMFGASVLSMFAGAQVVHQYYLPDLTIPEIPPKPGELRTELMGFKVRKEAAAAALQQLKEEQKLD; from the exons ATGCCTGCAGGTGTGTCGTGGCCTCGGTACCTGAGGATGTTCGGGGCCAGTGTACTGTCTATGTTTGCTGGAGCGCAGGTCGTCCACCAATATTACTTACCTGATCTG ACTATACCAGAGATCCCACCAAAGCCTGGGGAGCTCCGGACAGAACTAATGGGCTTCAAAGTCAGAAAAGAAGCTGCTGCGGCAGCCTTACAGCAGCTGAAAGAAGAACAAAAGCTGGATTGA
- the tdg.1 gene encoding thymine DNA glycosylase, tandem duplicate 1 isoform X1, which produces MEEKLNGSLPVVSPEYLHQWVQSAQQFQALQAQHSGFNPNHQFHYPETQKGETAMAHMANLEPMMDQQEPANLAKPAAKKRGRAAQPKEPKPPKPPKVPKAPKPPKDPNAPKAKPGPKPKKGAGAQADGKQEKIDESFKKVKRKVDRFKGMSEEEVMKKTLPDLLDYNLDYVIIGINPGLMAAYIGRWFPGPGNHFWKCLFLSGFTEEQLNHMHDTTLPVKYKMGFTNMVARATPGSKDLSSKELREGGKILTEKLKKYKPLIAVFNGKCIYEMFCRELFGKKPQKLDFGLQPHKIPDCDVALYLMPSSSARCAQFPRAQDKVHFYIKLRELRDQLRGIQRSTEIEEIDYRFDLQLAKEDAKRMAIKEEQYDPGYEDAYGGAYTERGPEGGLAQTQTNGHCTFSSGENTEGAQSATTSLTAAGQLPDGQWMTQSFADQIPDISGGPKDGSI; this is translated from the exons ATGGAAGAAAAGCTGAATGGATCACTGCCTGTTGTGTCCCCGGAGTATCTTCATCAGTG GGTCCAGTCGGCCCAGCAGTTTCAAGCTCTCCAGGCTCAACATTCTGGCTTCAACCCCAATCATCAGTTTCACTACCCTGAGACGCAGAAGGGAGAGACGGCCATGGCACACATGGCTAATCTAGAACCCATGATGGACCAGCAGGAACCTGCCAACCTGGCAAAAC CCGCAGCCaaaaagagaggcagagcagCTCAACCCAAGGAACCTAAACCACCCAAACCACCAAAGGTCCCTAAGGCACCAAAGCCACCCAAGGACCCAAATGCACCTAAAGCCAAACCAGGTCCTAAGCCCAAGAAGGGCGCTGGGGCTCAGGCAGACGGCAAGCAGGAGAAGATCGACGAGAGCTTCAAGAAGGTGAAGAGGAAAGTGGACCGCTTCAAGGGAATGTCAGAGGAGGAAGTCATGAAAAAAACTCTTCCAGACCTGCTGGACTACAACCTGGACTATGTCATT attggTATCAATCCAGGGTTGATGGCAGCTTACATTGGACGATGGTTTCCAGGTCCTGGAAATCATTTTT GGAAGTGCCTGTTTTTGTCTGGATTTACTGAAGAGCAGCTCAACCACATGCATGACACCACTCTGCCTGTTAAGTACAAAATGGGTTTTACCAACATGGTGGCTAGGGCAACACCAGGGAGCAAAGACCTCTCAAG TAAAGAGTTACGTGAAGGAGGAAAAATTCTCACAGAGAAACTGAAGAAATACAAACCTCTTATTGCTGTTTTCAATGGAAAAT GCATATACGAAATGTTCTGCAGAGAGTTGTTTGGTAAAAAACCACAGAAGCTTGACTTTGGTTTGCAGCCACACAAGATCCCAGACTGTGACGTG GCTCTGTATCTGATGCCTTCATCTAGTGCTCGTTGTGCCCAGTTCCCTCGTGCTCAGGACAAAGTTCACTTCTACATCAAACTGAGGGAGCTCAGAGATCAGCTGCGGGGCATCCAAAGAAGCACTGAAATTGAGGAGATTGACTACAGGTTTGACCTGCAGTTGGCCAAAG AGGATGCCAAGAGGATGGCGATTAAGGAGGAGCAGTACGATCCTGGTTATGAAGATGCCTACGGTGGAGCGTATACAGAGAGAGGACCTGAGGGGGGACTGGCTCAGACCCAGACCAACGGTCACTGTACATTTTCATCTGGTGAAAACACAG AAGGAGCACAGAGCGCGACCACATCACTGACCGCAGCGGGTCAGCTCCCGGACGGACAGTGGATGACCCAGTCTTTCGCAGATCAGATACCAGACATCAGCGGCGGACCAAAGGACGGCAGCATATGA
- the LOC137183436 gene encoding patatin-like phospholipase domain-containing protein 2, producing the protein METSEKMFNWDEEWNISFAGCGFRSIYYLGALSCILERVPQLVQGASKICGASSGCLVAAALTVGFPIEQLCVDVLTVAKEARKHTLGVFHPTFSLLRTVRDSLLEKLPQDAHLRASGKLCVSLTRLTDGKNVLVSEFDSREELIQVLMCSCFFPVYCGFMPPSYRGVHYMDGALSNNMPLLEQRNTITMAPFSGESDICPREGTFNFIEVHYGNVSIQVNTGNVHRVYTSFLPPRIEKLAEICNNGYVDALRFLGDRDLLGTQCLPPSLVAATDTVKPACCRQVKESTQAKKSRKTMLNGLNSPQEEHRWLDVKVIENLPVSLKKVLCEACRDSHAGGGRWSHLTEFLLVKVVLYLLALLTLPIQLTFLLTKSMILSGYTVIRRLSMLTTDLCRQTWSSGGEDTSSVSAGQNCSSFSSGSDLSNNNKNIQSLTSTLTPNSQNLRLDDLLSLTSTCSSPSNLLATNTSTSGKLTLNHRSKQTHHQP; encoded by the exons ATGGAAACATCAGAGAAGATGTTTAACTGGGATGAGGAGTGGAACATCTCTTTCGCAGGCTGTGGATTCAGGAGTATTTACTACCTGGGAGCTTTGAGCTGTATCCTCGAGCGGGTTCCACAGCTGGTTCAGGGAGCTTCCAAAATCTGTGGAGCTTCATCTGGTTGTCTCGTGGCTGCAGCTTTGACTGTTGGGTTTCCAATCG AACAActctgtgttgatgttttgacTGTGGCGAAAGAGGCCAGAAAACACACTCTGGGAGTTTTCCATCCGACCTTCAGTCTGCTGCGGACAGTACGGGACTCCCTGCTGGAGAAGCTTCCACAAGACGCCCACCTTCGGGCCTCCGGAAAGCTCTGTGTGTCCCTCACCAGACTTACAGATGGGAAGAACGTGTTGGTGTCCGAGTTtgacagcagagaggagctCATTCAG GTTTTGATGTGCAGCTGCTTTTTCCCTGTTTACTGTGGTTTCATGCCACCTTCATATCGTGGAGTG CACTACATGGACGGAGCTCTGAGCAACAACATGCCGTTGTTAGAGCAGAGAAACACCATCACCATGGCCCCGTTCTCAGGCGAGAGCGACATCTGCCCCAGAGAGGGTACGTTCAACTTCATCGAGGTGCACTACGGCAACGTCAGCATCCAGGTCAACACCGGCAACGTGCACCGGGTCTATACGTCCTTCCTCCCACCCAGGATTGAG aaaCTGGCTGAAATCTGCAACAATGGCTACGTGGATGCTCTCCGTTTCCTGGGAGACAGAG ATCTGCTTGGAACACAGTGTCTTCCTCCCAGTTTGGTGGCGGCGACGGACACAGTGAAGCCTGCTTGTTGCAGGCAGGTGAAGGAGTCGACTCAAGCGAAAAAATCCAGAAAGACGATGTTGAACGGACTGAACTCTCCTCAGGAAGAGCATCGGTGGCTGGACGTGAAAGTCATAGAGAACCTGCCAGTGAGCCTCAAGAAAG tgctGTGTGAGGCGTGCAGGGACAGTCATGCTGGTGGCGGTCGGTGGTCTCATCTCACTGAGTTCCTTCTGGTCAAAGTGGTTTTGTATCTGCTGGCCCTCCTCACTCTGCCCATTCAGCTGACCTTCTTACTCACAAAAAG CATGATACTATCAGGCTACACAGTGATTCGCAGGCTGTCGATGCTGACCACAGATCTCTGCAGACAGACGTGGAGCAGTGGAGGCGAGGACACCAGCAG TGTGTCTGCAGGACAGAACTGCAGCAGCTTCTCCTCTGGTTCAGACctcagtaacaacaacaaaaacattcaatcTTTGACCTCAACGCTCACTCCGAATTCCCAAAACCTTCGTTTGGATGACCTCCTCTCGCTCACCTCGACCTGTTCAAGTCCATCCAACCTCCTCGCCACCAACACGTCTACATCTGGAAAACTGACTTTAAACCACAGAAGTAAACAGACACATCATCAACCGTAA